In Vidua chalybeata isolate OUT-0048 chromosome 5, bVidCha1 merged haplotype, whole genome shotgun sequence, one genomic interval encodes:
- the RPS16 gene encoding 40S ribosomal protein S16 — translation MPAKGPLQSVQVFGRKKTATAVAHCKRGNGLIKVNGRPLEMIEPRTLQYKLLEPVLLLGKERFAGVDIRVRVKGGGHVAQIYAIRQAISKALVAYYQKYVDEASKKEIKDILIQYDRTLLVADPRRCESKKFGGPGARARYQKSYR, via the exons ATGCCGGCCAAGGGCCCCCTGCAGAGCGTCCAGGTCTTCGGACGAAAG AAAACTGCAACGGCTGTTGCCCACTGCaagagagggaatggcctcatTAAAGTTAATGGAAGACCTCTGGAAATGATTGAGCCCAGAACTCTGCAGTATAAA CTGCTTGAACCTGTCCTCCTCCTGGGGAAGGAACGGTTTGCTGGTGTTGATATCAGAGTCCGTGTGAAGGGTGGTGGCCATGTAGCACAAATCTATG CTATCCGTCAAGCTATTTCCAAAGCTTTGGTGGCTTACTATCAAAAAT atgTTGATGAAGCTTCCAAGAAAGAGATCAAGGATATTCTAATCCAGTATGATAGGACTCTGCTTGTTGCAGATCCTCGCCGTTGTGAATCCAAGAAATTTGGAGGACCTGGTGCTCGTGCACGCTACCAGAAGTCTTACCGCTAA